One genomic region from Oscillatoria sp. FACHB-1407 encodes:
- a CDS encoding IS1-like element transposase, translated as MQYTYQGCLPDVKQKISDMAVNGSGIRDTARVLHISPTTVIEELKKRTRD; from the coding sequence TTGCAATACACTTATCAAGGATGTTTGCCAGACGTTAAGCAGAAGATTAGCGATATGGCAGTCAACGGCAGTGGTATTCGGGATACCGCACGAGTTCTCCACATTAGCCCAACCACCGTAATTGAAGAATTAAAAAAAAGAACACGCGATTGA
- a CDS encoding alpha/beta fold hydrolase, protein MEQSIHFCLTPDHVNLAYAMTGQGYPLVKAANWLSHLEFDWQSPVWRHWWEELSKRFTVVRYDERGCGLSDWNVPNFSFDAWVQDLETVINTVKLERFALLGISQGAGVAIAYAVKHPEKVSHLILYGGYAQGRLKRNATREQVEEAEIRAKLVQLGWGRDNPAFRQLFTSLFIPEGTLEQLNAFNELQKISTSPDNAAKFIHLFNSTDVCDLATQVTVPTLVLHAQHEVEITFDQGRLLAALIPNAQFVPLDSKNHILLNHEPAWQRFLKEVQQFIQPDRVASLNPASIKPDETAVVFPTTDVQPDSMRLELTQVLTDREQEILELIAQGLSNTQISEQLVLSPKTVKNHITHIFSKMQVKTRAEAIVKARNAGFGTGMGLES, encoded by the coding sequence ATGGAGCAAAGCATTCACTTTTGTCTAACCCCAGATCATGTCAATCTTGCCTATGCTATGACCGGGCAAGGTTATCCGCTGGTGAAAGCGGCGAACTGGCTTAGCCATTTAGAGTTTGACTGGCAGAGTCCCGTTTGGAGACATTGGTGGGAGGAGCTATCAAAGCGGTTTACCGTGGTTCGCTACGATGAGCGAGGGTGCGGTTTATCAGATTGGAATGTGCCTAACTTTTCCTTCGATGCCTGGGTGCAGGATTTGGAGACGGTCATCAATACAGTGAAACTCGAACGCTTTGCATTACTGGGAATTTCTCAAGGAGCAGGGGTGGCGATCGCCTATGCGGTCAAGCACCCAGAAAAAGTTAGCCACCTCATCCTCTATGGAGGCTATGCCCAGGGTCGCCTCAAACGCAATGCCACACGTGAACAGGTTGAAGAAGCCGAAATTCGCGCCAAACTCGTTCAACTGGGGTGGGGGCGTGATAATCCAGCATTTCGCCAATTGTTTACCTCACTCTTCATTCCCGAAGGCACCTTAGAGCAACTCAACGCCTTTAATGAACTTCAGAAAATTTCCACGTCTCCTGATAATGCAGCGAAGTTTATCCATCTCTTCAACAGTACTGATGTGTGTGACCTGGCAACTCAGGTCACAGTACCCACGCTTGTTCTCCATGCTCAACATGAAGTGGAAATAACCTTTGATCAAGGGCGATTGCTGGCAGCTCTGATTCCCAATGCTCAGTTTGTGCCACTAGATAGCAAAAATCACATCCTGCTCAACCATGAACCAGCGTGGCAGAGGTTTCTAAAGGAAGTACAACAATTTATTCAACCCGATCGTGTGGCTTCACTCAATCCTGCGTCGATCAAGCCTGATGAAACTGCTGTCGTATTCCCAACTACTGATGTTCAACCCGATTCAATGCGTCTTGAACTGACCCAAGTTCTTACAGATCGCGAACAAGAAATTCTTGAACTGATTGCTCAGGGGTTAAGTAACACTCAAATCAGCGAACAGTTGGTACTCAGTCCCAAAACGGTTAAAAATCACATCACTCATATCTTCAGCAAAATGCAGGTCAAGACCCGTGCAGAGGCGATCGTCAAAGCGAGAAATGCAGGGTTTGGCACAGGTATGGGACTTGAGTCCTAG